Within Leeia speluncae, the genomic segment GGTCACGCGCAGGAAATTCAATCGCATAATCTCTTACGGCCTGTTCAAGGGCTTCTTCGACACGATTCTTGAGATTAGGAGTTCTGCGACTTTTTTCGATCAGTGCGTCTACTCCGCCATCGTCTACTAGTTCGCGATAACGATAAAATGTATCACATGACACGCCCATGACTTTGCAAGCCCTGGAGACGTTGCTCAGTTCCTCTGCCAGATTGAGTAAACCTGTCTTGTGTTTGATAATGGGATTGTTACTATAGAGCATGAGAGTTACCTTTTTGGTTTTGATTAAGGATTCGACACCCACAATCAAAACTGGTAACTCTCACCTTTGCAAGGCGATGTGTCAGATCAAGTCGAGACTAATTCAAGTAAAGTGCGATATAAGTGCGACGATTGAGGCGCTCTTTTGCGCCTCTATGCGCTGCTTTATCGTTCAAATATCCTGATTCTGCGCCGCTGGCAGCCGCATTATGCCACGTAAAAACGGTTCTTAAATGGTGGAGGCGGCGGGAATTGAAACCGCCGCCTTTTATTAAGATGGCGTTCGCGTTCTATTGTTGTAAAGGCTTGACAGAGTGGGTTTTGGGTTTCTATTTATGCTCAGTGTGTTTTTTTGCTATCTGGCATTCTATCTCTGGTGTGGTAAAGTAGAAACATTAACCAGTTAAATTTCAACTAAAAAAGAGTTGAAGTTTCTGATTATGGTATCTTTCATGGTATCTCAAGTGCGATGGCTTTCAAAGTCCGCATGAATACTTGATCTTACGGTGTAAAAAATAATTGAGTGGGAATAATCACCTAGTGATTTAACTAACTGCTTGCTGTCAGTATTAAAAGATAAAGCCCGCAAATTGCGGGCTTTATCTTTATGACGGATTACTTAGCTTTGCTGAACCCATTTTCCCTTATTACTTCTTCACAACCGCACCGAGTAACTCCACTGGGTTGTGGTTGCTCTTTGTTGCAATAGACTGAATAGAGTCTTGTCCCGTCACTGCGGTGCCAGCAACGGCAGATAGGCGTTTTGTCATTTCTTCATTACTTAAACCAAACACTGGTGCGGCATCGCTAATCTTGGCGCTCATTAGTAGGGTAGTGGTTTGTTTGAAAGGGTTTTCGCCTTTGCTCTTTGGTGTAAAGACAAACGCACCTAGTACGATGATTGCAATGGCGATAAATGCTTTTGCGCGGTTGGTTTTAATTACATTTAGCATTGGCTTAAAGTTTCTGGCCATGTGTAGGCCAATCGCCACCATGAATGCAATCCCCAGCCATTCGTGAGCACCTTCAATGCTATCTTGGGCAATGTGGAAGAACATCATCAAGCCAGTAATGCTGACGATGATCGAAAGTGGAACAACTAATTGGGTTGCGTTCTTTTTTAAAAAGCCTGGATTGTTGATGGCTTTGCTCGTGTTGGCGGTTGTCGTGCTGGTATTCATATTCATCCCTTTCTAACATCTAAATTTATTTATCTTTCTATTTAGAACCCATTATAACGAGATGGTTTTTAAGTTGCCTTAAATTGAAATACCTTTTTACAAGTGAATGGGCATTTTACAAAATAGGGCTATTTTGTAATTTGCTTAACCTATTATTGCTAAATAGAAATGAATAAGAAATAACTCTTTTGGATAATGT encodes:
- a CDS encoding DUF4405 domain-containing protein, which produces MNTSTTTANTSKAINNPGFLKKNATQLVVPLSIIVSITGLMMFFHIAQDSIEGAHEWLGIAFMVAIGLHMARNFKPMLNVIKTNRAKAFIAIAIIVLGAFVFTPKSKGENPFKQTTTLLMSAKISDAAPVFGLSNEEMTKRLSAVAGTAVTGQDSIQSIATKSNHNPVELLGAVVKK